One genomic window of Diospyros lotus cultivar Yz01 chromosome 8, ASM1463336v1, whole genome shotgun sequence includes the following:
- the LOC127807281 gene encoding pentatricopeptide repeat-containing protein At3g57430, chloroplastic-like, which yields MGIVSQIVQESIGSLLYQCSKAKAFRHGISLHAAVVKMGMLSDVIVSNHLINMYAKCGKISLSRKVFDEMSETNLVSWSALISGYDQAGEPRTAIDLFSKMELVPNEYVLASAISACANLLALTQGQQIHAQSVKSGYCSISFVSNSLISMYMKCGQCSDSLSVFGSASELNSVSYNALITGLIENQQPEKGLEIFKQMRQLGLVPDRFTFAGVLGVCSTADDLRIGMGLHCQTIKLKLDSTPFVGNIILTVYSKFNMMEEAERAFCLIEEKDTISWNTLIAACSHFADHAKGLRIFQEMVNIVSLQPDDFTYTSALVACAGIASVVHGKQIHAHLIRRKLDVDVGVGNALVNMYAKCGCIGYAYTVFSQMSHLNLVSWNTIIAGFGNHGYALKAIELFEQMKETGLEPDSVTFIALLTACNHAGLANEGQLYFNSMDEIYKIAPDVEHFSCLIDMLGRAGRLEEAQEYMKKFPFGHDPVVLGSLLSACRLHGDVSIGEHLAKEILKLQPNTSSPYVLLSNLYALDGIWDGVAEARKMLKGSGLKKEPGHSLIEVKGIVEKFKIGDFSHSRIQEIVQTLKTLGWEVDEVLSYC from the coding sequence ATGGGTATTGTCTCCCAAATTGTACAGGAATCTATCGGGTCACTTTTGTACCAATGCTCCAAAGCCAAGGCATTTCGACATGGGATTTCCCTTCACGCTGCTGTGGTCAAGATGGGCATGCTCTCCGATGTTATCGTCTCCAATCATCTCATCAATATGTACGCCAAGTGTGGCAAAATCTCACTTTCGCGCAAGGTGTTTGATGAAATGTCTGAGACAAACCTTGTCTCTTGGTCGGCTCTCATCTCTGGGTATGACCAAGCTGGGGAACCCAGAACGGCTATTGACCTTTTCTCTAAGATGGAGCTTGTTCCCAATGAGTATGTTCTTGCTAGCGCTATAAGTGCCTGTGCTAATCTCTTGGCATTAACTCAAGGGCAGCAAATTCATGCTCAATCAGTGAAATCCGGGTACTGCTCCATTTCCTTCGTTTCCAACTCGTTAATTTCAATGTACATGAAATGCGGTCAATGTAGCGATTCCTTGTCAGTTTTTGGTAGTGCATCTGAGCTGAATTCTGTCTCTTATAATGCACTTATTACTGGGCTGATAGAAAACCAACAACCAGAAAAAGGGcttgaaattttcaaacaaaTGCGCCAACTTGGTCTGGTCCCGGATCGTTTTACTTTCGCAGGAGTCTTGGGAGTTTGCAGCACTGCTGATGATCTAAGGATAGGAATGGGATTGCATTGCCAAACAATTAAGCTCAAGCTTGACTCGACCCCTTTTGTAGGAAATATTATACTAACCGTGTACTCAAAGTTCAATATGATGGAAGAAGCTGAAAGGGCATTCTGTCTGATTGAAGAGAAGGATACCATTTCATGGAATACTCTCATTGCTGCTTGTTCTCATTTTGCTGATCATGCAAAGGGTTTAAGAATTTTTCAGGAGATGGTGAACATAGTTAGCTTACAGCCTGATGATTTCACATACACCAGTGCCCTTGTTGCCTGTGCTGGCATAGCCTCTGTAGTCCACGGCAAGCAGATTCATGCTCATTTGATTAGAAGAAAGCTGGATGTGGATGTAGGGGTTGGTAATGCACTTGTAAACATGTATGCTAAATGCGGTTGCATTGGCTATGCATACACTGTCTTTAGTCAAATGAGCCATCTCAATCTTGTATCATGGAATACTATCATAGCTGGATTTGGAAATCATGGGTATGCGCTGAAGGCCATAGAACTGTTTGAGCAAATGAAGGAAACCGGTTTGGAGCCAGATTCTGTTACATTTATTGCGCTTCTCACTGCATGCAATCATGCAGGGCTTGCCAACGAGGGCCAACTCTATTTCAATTCTATGGATGAAATCTATAAGATCGCACCTGATGTAGAACATTTCTCTTGCCTTATTGATATGCTTGGAAGAGCTGGGAGACTAGAGGAAGCCCAAGAGTACATGAAAAAGTTTCCGTTTGGGCATGACCCAGTTGTTCTGGGAAGCTTACTTTCTGCGTGCCGACTGCATGGAGATGTTTCCATTGGTGAACATTTAGCAAAAGAGATTCTTAAACTTCAGCCTAATACTAGTTCACCTTATGTTCTGTTATCAAACTTATATGCTTTAGACGGGATATGGGATGGTGTTGCAGAGGCAAGGAAAATGCTGAAAGGTAGTGGATTAAAGAAAGAGCCTGGCCACAGTTTGATTGAAGTAAAAGGCATTGTTGAGAAATTCAAAATTGGTGATTTTTCTCATTCAAGAATTCAAGAGATAGTGCAGACTCTCAAAACTTTGGGTTGGGAAGTGGATGAagtactttcttattgttgA